One stretch of Paenibacillus sp. FSL R5-0341 DNA includes these proteins:
- a CDS encoding DUF6138 family protein — translation MSTLYDQAMEEMITTIHEWFDEQEKRDDLESVVKRTTLQMGIFNDIVLDYRPGRTTVDSLDLGLDDGLKSKQAGAFTEEQVRNEIGPKLVEVVQDRLDKLANTPLIDYRFTFRGKFPTTEGKMQLTLLEYINEEKRQLLLERIHSYVDKNLENSTYPTKRLESFFLTSHLLDPKLFPELDVAWTIRQYDRIQALNQGRPDALAEHRGEITRAVTAWAENQFLPQYYDVRSSAYRTNEYSLKTGATLQSNIDTQAGQHSDEQGRAQTFGTQPIDLLLYSAVMILRFEPSYSKPKGVTFLELAKQLGSRRAERMMTEGSGTYAKDDIHVKTEEVECKANDVFALMTIHIRKEEASAYQQALTFIIHLLKQGFPKGYKIKLKSAVKQYLPIKGLAKSDTHRFFANALEYPELHPLLEEYAREAIQEFEFYEDTEGEKSCMPGSYATFGLGLVDEQYFPLVEYYMGEVDDEHQLIQDKFIAAFVEKQGVTAQSIPALVASLSRSTDSLKLKIQPVLENEVILELLVRQIQELEHYEAERVLYPIFGKVEKLTTLARKAEGRRKELLLQLLQAAGK, via the coding sequence ATGAGTACACTTTATGATCAGGCGATGGAAGAGATGATTACGACGATCCACGAATGGTTTGATGAACAGGAAAAGCGAGATGATCTGGAAAGTGTTGTGAAGCGAACCACGCTGCAAATGGGCATCTTCAATGATATTGTGCTGGATTACAGACCTGGACGGACCACCGTAGACAGTCTGGATCTGGGTTTGGATGATGGTTTGAAATCGAAGCAGGCAGGAGCCTTTACAGAGGAACAGGTACGTAATGAGATCGGGCCAAAGCTTGTAGAGGTTGTTCAAGACAGATTGGACAAGCTGGCTAATACACCATTGATTGACTATCGATTTACCTTCCGCGGGAAATTCCCAACAACCGAAGGTAAGATGCAATTGACGTTACTTGAATATATTAATGAAGAGAAAAGACAGCTACTCCTTGAGCGTATTCATAGCTATGTAGACAAGAATCTGGAGAACAGTACATATCCAACGAAACGGTTGGAGTCCTTCTTTTTGACGAGTCATCTGCTCGATCCAAAGCTGTTCCCGGAGTTGGATGTAGCATGGACGATCAGGCAGTATGATCGGATTCAAGCGTTAAATCAGGGGCGTCCGGATGCACTTGCGGAACATCGTGGTGAGATTACTCGTGCGGTGACGGCATGGGCGGAGAATCAGTTTTTGCCACAGTATTATGATGTGCGGTCCTCGGCTTATCGTACCAACGAATATTCGCTTAAAACCGGAGCAACGCTTCAATCGAACATCGATACACAGGCAGGCCAACATTCGGACGAGCAGGGGAGGGCGCAAACATTCGGGACTCAACCAATAGATCTGCTGTTATACTCGGCGGTGATGATTCTACGATTTGAGCCGAGCTATAGCAAACCCAAAGGTGTGACTTTCCTGGAACTGGCGAAGCAACTCGGTAGCCGTCGTGCGGAACGCATGATGACAGAAGGTAGCGGGACGTATGCGAAGGACGATATTCATGTGAAGACGGAAGAAGTGGAATGCAAAGCAAATGATGTATTCGCTCTGATGACCATTCACATTCGGAAGGAAGAGGCGAGTGCTTATCAGCAGGCACTTACCTTTATCATTCATTTATTGAAGCAGGGCTTTCCGAAAGGTTATAAGATCAAGCTCAAATCTGCCGTAAAGCAGTATTTGCCGATTAAAGGGCTCGCGAAGTCGGATACCCACCGATTCTTTGCTAATGCACTGGAGTACCCGGAGTTGCATCCACTCCTGGAAGAGTATGCGCGTGAGGCTATCCAAGAGTTTGAGTTTTATGAGGATACCGAGGGTGAGAAGAGTTGTATGCCAGGCAGTTATGCAACCTTTGGGCTGGGGCTTGTGGATGAGCAGTATTTCCCGCTGGTTGAATATTACATGGGTGAAGTGGATGATGAGCATCAGTTAATTCAGGATAAGTTCATTGCGGCATTTGTAGAAAAACAGGGTGTAACGGCTCAATCCATACCTGCGTTAGTCGCCAGTTTGAGTCGTTCGACGGACAGCTTGAAGCTGAAGATTCAGCCCGTGCTGGAAAATGAGGTAATACTCGAACTGTTGGTTAGACAGATTCAAGAACTTGAGCATTATGAAGCGGAACGTGTGCTCTATCCGATCTTTGGCAAGGTGGAGAAGCTCACAACGCTCGCTCGCAAAGCGGAGGGAAGACGGAAGGAATTATTGCTGCAACTGTTGCAAGCCGCAGGGAAATGA
- a CDS encoding extracellular solute-binding protein encodes MYRKMMTALLAITMVAVTACSSGAKEEPVKEAAAPLALQDGKYEPAVQMSYLRAWNDDTKFKNGETAQNNVHTKWAKERLGIDLTTPWAVSVTNDAFYTKLRLSLSANEELPDIVSIRGDYNLVRELIESGKFANAGELFDQYASDTWKQASESASDEWYPYMYEGERYGIPIFDYAYNGDSVMFIREDWLKKLGLEEPKTMDELVTVMDAFTNQDPDGNGKKDTYGLTVGMKNALNTWMTESGWIFGMYNTMPGQWNDAGDGTLQYGSIQPGVKEGLATMKEWLSKGYLPKEAGVYDEIKAAELFTAGKAGIIVGPHWMPNWPIDDVKKNVDGATYKAIALPTGPTGESHQHGSGASNGVVLINKNMANPEIFFTYQNYLFDNFANPEVGSEFEHGFAQGYDYDIVDGKVVGEAEVKDGVSPLKYTITYDGARIPNLMMDTLAELAKGKEPETPFEKNTKIANKPEVFVAAEVVVANKDNAIKNKFTGAPTETMKMKKDAIDKLEKDTFSKIIYGQVGIEEFDAFVTKWKSMGGDDITAEVNEWYKTVN; translated from the coding sequence ATGTATAGAAAAATGATGACGGCATTGCTCGCAATAACGATGGTTGCTGTAACGGCATGCAGTTCGGGGGCCAAGGAAGAACCGGTGAAGGAAGCAGCTGCACCACTTGCTCTGCAAGATGGGAAGTATGAACCGGCGGTACAGATGAGCTATTTGCGGGCCTGGAACGATGATACAAAGTTCAAGAATGGGGAAACGGCACAGAACAATGTGCATACCAAATGGGCCAAGGAACGACTGGGTATCGATCTGACCACACCGTGGGCCGTATCGGTGACCAATGATGCATTTTATACGAAATTGCGCTTGTCCCTGTCCGCTAACGAAGAACTGCCGGATATCGTCTCCATTCGGGGAGACTACAATCTGGTAAGGGAATTAATCGAATCCGGCAAGTTTGCCAATGCAGGCGAGTTATTTGACCAATATGCTTCGGACACATGGAAACAGGCATCTGAATCAGCATCCGACGAATGGTATCCATACATGTATGAGGGCGAGCGTTATGGCATTCCAATCTTCGATTATGCCTACAACGGCGATTCGGTCATGTTCATTCGAGAAGACTGGCTGAAGAAGCTGGGACTGGAAGAACCGAAAACTATGGATGAGCTGGTTACGGTCATGGATGCTTTTACGAATCAGGACCCGGATGGGAACGGCAAAAAAGATACGTATGGTCTGACCGTCGGCATGAAGAATGCACTTAATACCTGGATGACGGAATCTGGCTGGATCTTCGGCATGTACAACACGATGCCTGGACAGTGGAATGATGCCGGAGACGGCACATTGCAATATGGCTCCATCCAGCCAGGTGTGAAGGAAGGTCTTGCGACGATGAAAGAGTGGTTGTCCAAAGGCTACCTGCCCAAAGAAGCGGGTGTCTATGACGAGATCAAAGCAGCAGAATTGTTCACCGCAGGTAAAGCAGGCATTATCGTGGGGCCACACTGGATGCCAAACTGGCCGATTGATGATGTGAAGAAAAATGTAGACGGTGCCACGTACAAGGCCATTGCCTTACCTACAGGGCCAACAGGAGAGAGCCACCAACATGGTTCTGGTGCAAGCAATGGGGTGGTGCTGATTAACAAGAATATGGCGAACCCGGAGATTTTCTTCACGTATCAAAATTATCTGTTCGACAACTTTGCCAATCCGGAAGTAGGCAGCGAGTTCGAACATGGCTTCGCGCAAGGATATGATTATGATATCGTGGACGGCAAAGTTGTTGGTGAAGCTGAAGTGAAGGATGGTGTATCACCACTCAAATATACGATTACGTATGATGGTGCACGGATTCCGAATCTCATGATGGATACGCTGGCGGAACTTGCGAAGGGCAAGGAACCGGAGACTCCTTTTGAGAAAAATACGAAGATTGCCAACAAACCGGAAGTATTTGTCGCCGCTGAGGTGGTCGTTGCGAATAAAGATAATGCGATTAAGAACAAATTCACGGGAGCACCAACCGAGACGATGAAAATGAAGAAGGATGCCATCGACAAGCTGGAGAAGGATACGTTCAGCAAGATCATCTATGGTCAGGTGGGCATTGAGGAATTTGATGCGTTTGTGACGAAGTGGAAGTCCATGGGCGGCGATGATATTACAGCCGAAGTGAACGAGTGGTATAAGACAGTTAATTAA
- a CDS encoding response regulator, with translation MMNLMVVDDEHSAVESIAVSIPWREHGIGQVFKAYSVKEALEHMATHQVHIIITDIRMPGLSGLDLVSHIRQKWERTKCIILSGHASFDYAKQALKHGTVSYLLKPVRDEELIESVQQAAVQIRLEGEKQMLHQRAMYSVREHLPEKRAELMKDVLLGHKFADAELTDKLEQLEIGFRPQDKMQLLLIRYDDHQATHKAFRLMKYAISNVVEEIYGSAYHLCHTDDAYDDLVFMASPKQTQAEPEMLMGRLGERLIHSVRQYLNATISLSVSRMGRFPDQVPQLYHQAVSALRKQAEAGKGLHLNAAAGSNGSTLKSLTALYEPPGLTTLLEAGRMEDAHRKIDQIFAELSNSVFPEHVYVAFHYLAAAFSYMAHREGRQLAEVLGEQYQQLLKDGYGISLRSLETWTRSVMQHWAESTSEAGQDAGSTLIRQVQQWIDHHLGEDLSLQVIAGEVHLHPVYLSKMYKQSTGEGISDYIIRSRMERAVHLLKHTAMKIYEVGQEVGYNNTPYFIQVFRKHYGLTPQDFRNG, from the coding sequence ATGATGAATCTGATGGTCGTGGATGATGAACATTCCGCAGTAGAGTCGATCGCCGTCTCCATACCGTGGAGAGAACACGGGATTGGTCAGGTATTCAAAGCCTATTCAGTCAAAGAGGCACTGGAACATATGGCAACACATCAGGTCCATATTATTATCACGGATATTCGCATGCCGGGTCTGTCCGGTCTGGATCTGGTCAGTCATATCCGGCAAAAGTGGGAACGTACCAAATGTATTATTTTATCGGGGCATGCTTCCTTCGATTATGCGAAGCAGGCGCTCAAACATGGGACAGTCAGTTATCTGCTCAAACCGGTCCGGGATGAGGAACTGATCGAATCCGTGCAGCAGGCCGCCGTGCAGATTCGCCTGGAGGGTGAGAAACAAATGCTGCACCAGCGGGCCATGTATTCGGTGAGGGAACATCTGCCCGAGAAGCGGGCGGAGCTGATGAAGGATGTGCTGTTAGGGCATAAATTTGCGGATGCAGAACTCACGGATAAGTTGGAGCAGCTGGAGATCGGGTTCCGTCCACAGGATAAAATGCAGCTGCTGCTCATCCGTTATGATGACCATCAAGCCACACATAAAGCGTTTCGGCTGATGAAGTACGCCATCTCGAATGTAGTGGAAGAGATCTACGGCAGTGCCTATCATCTCTGCCATACGGATGACGCCTATGATGACCTAGTCTTCATGGCCAGTCCCAAACAAACCCAAGCCGAACCTGAGATGTTAATGGGCCGACTCGGAGAGCGATTGATCCACAGTGTGAGGCAGTATCTGAACGCGACCATTTCCCTATCCGTTAGTCGCATGGGGCGTTTCCCAGATCAGGTGCCGCAGCTATACCATCAAGCCGTGAGTGCACTTCGCAAGCAGGCTGAGGCAGGCAAAGGATTACATCTGAATGCGGCAGCAGGCTCCAATGGGTCCACGTTGAAGTCACTCACGGCGCTGTATGAACCGCCGGGTCTGACGACGTTACTGGAAGCCGGGCGCATGGAGGATGCACACCGTAAGATTGATCAGATCTTTGCCGAACTGTCGAACAGTGTGTTCCCGGAGCATGTGTATGTGGCTTTTCATTATCTGGCGGCGGCATTCTCCTATATGGCTCATCGGGAAGGAAGGCAATTAGCCGAAGTGCTTGGGGAGCAGTATCAGCAGCTGCTCAAGGATGGTTATGGCATCTCGCTACGCAGTCTTGAAACGTGGACTCGGTCTGTGATGCAGCATTGGGCAGAGAGCACCAGCGAGGCGGGACAGGATGCGGGATCAACCCTCATTAGGCAGGTGCAGCAATGGATCGACCATCATCTGGGTGAGGATCTATCGTTGCAGGTCATTGCTGGAGAAGTGCATCTGCACCCGGTATATCTGTCGAAAATGTACAAACAATCCACCGGTGAAGGTATTAGTGATTATATTATCCGTTCCAGAATGGAACGTGCGGTTCATTTGCTCAAGCATACGGCGATGAAGATCTATGAAGTTGGTCAGGAAGTGGGGTACAACAACACGCCTTATTTCATTCAGGTGTTCCGCAAACATTATGGACTGACCCCGCAAGATTTTCGGAACGGTTAA
- a CDS encoding histidine kinase → MKFTVFAKTVILLICLLVPILLLYTYANQANVDMVVEEKQQSSLNQFNYFSSQVDKNIEQLSLYGLTLLRDPSILHYRYMTDLTSQYEKNSIYLDILDKLSLYQSTSRWKNDITIVLPQAELVLSTMSSRTVYDEKMLTFPQPGQWQLEQGSFTYFFTDNYEWNEKPVNTGVRTVMEINFDPMNVVAMLDDFKETQGGDPFLLVPGNEPLLNRTADPELVEAIMRDIPFNGPEREGNHQLEVGGKQYLVSYVHSKQLQAVYVNPVVLDDLLTPMDKSRNMFITSILLLLVLSIGAALLLYRKVQVPIHRLMRGLQQIRKGQLSTRIPVDHSRDEFAYLTQSFNHMAEQIQELIEKVYEERIRSREATLKHLQSQINPHFLYNCLFYIKNMTQLGNREAVIAMSLSLGDYYRYITRGENDMTTVEEEIRLLDHYLSIQQMRTNRLTYEIAVPQQLMQLHIPRLLIQPIVENAVIHGIEPMEGSGHVVVTGMAVPEHIEGRKYTRYSLFVDNDGVTLTAEEIAELEREINEPMGEEIGTGTWNVHQRLVTRYGLSSGLHFGAIPYGGLSVEIRWFEEEQTNDESDGRG, encoded by the coding sequence ATGAAATTCACAGTATTTGCGAAGACGGTCATTCTTTTAATCTGCCTGCTCGTACCCATTCTGCTGCTCTATACATACGCGAATCAGGCAAATGTGGACATGGTCGTTGAAGAGAAACAACAGTCGAGTCTGAACCAGTTCAATTATTTCAGTTCCCAGGTGGATAAAAATATCGAGCAGCTCTCACTGTATGGTCTTACATTGTTGCGGGATCCGAGTATCCTGCACTACCGTTACATGACGGATTTAACCAGCCAGTATGAGAAGAACAGCATCTATCTGGATATTCTCGACAAATTATCGTTGTACCAGTCCACCAGCCGCTGGAAGAACGATATTACCATTGTGCTGCCACAAGCCGAACTTGTGTTATCCACCATGTCCAGCCGGACGGTCTACGATGAGAAGATGTTGACGTTTCCGCAACCGGGCCAATGGCAGCTGGAGCAGGGGAGCTTCACCTACTTTTTCACAGATAACTATGAGTGGAATGAAAAACCGGTGAATACAGGCGTGCGAACGGTGATGGAGATTAATTTTGACCCGATGAACGTGGTTGCCATGTTGGATGATTTTAAAGAAACGCAGGGAGGAGATCCTTTCTTATTAGTACCGGGCAATGAGCCGTTACTGAACCGTACGGCGGACCCCGAACTGGTTGAAGCGATCATGCGTGATATCCCCTTTAACGGACCGGAGAGAGAAGGTAATCATCAGCTGGAGGTAGGCGGCAAGCAATATCTGGTCAGTTACGTGCACTCCAAACAGCTACAGGCAGTATACGTGAACCCGGTGGTATTGGATGATTTGCTAACCCCGATGGATAAGAGCCGAAATATGTTTATTACCTCCATTCTGTTACTGCTCGTGCTGAGTATCGGGGCTGCGCTGCTTTTGTATCGAAAAGTCCAGGTGCCAATCCACCGTTTGATGAGAGGGCTGCAACAGATTCGCAAAGGGCAGCTGTCCACACGGATTCCAGTCGATCACTCTCGTGATGAATTTGCGTACCTGACCCAGAGCTTTAACCATATGGCGGAGCAGATTCAGGAACTGATCGAGAAGGTATACGAGGAACGTATTCGCTCACGTGAAGCAACATTGAAGCATCTGCAATCACAGATCAATCCTCATTTCCTGTACAACTGCCTGTTTTATATCAAAAATATGACCCAGCTCGGCAACCGTGAAGCGGTTATTGCCATGTCGCTAAGCCTGGGTGACTACTATCGTTACATTACGCGGGGCGAGAATGACATGACGACAGTGGAAGAAGAGATCCGGCTGCTGGACCATTACTTGTCCATTCAACAGATGCGGACCAACCGGCTGACCTACGAGATCGCTGTACCGCAGCAACTGATGCAGCTTCACATTCCGCGACTGCTCATTCAGCCGATCGTAGAGAATGCGGTGATCCACGGTATTGAGCCGATGGAAGGCAGTGGGCATGTTGTCGTAACAGGTATGGCGGTACCCGAACATATTGAGGGACGAAAATATACAAGATACAGCCTGTTTGTAGACAATGACGGTGTCACGCTGACAGCGGAAGAGATTGCGGAATTGGAACGGGAGATCAATGAACCGATGGGCGAAGAGATTGGAACAGGCACATGGAATGTGCACCAGCGTCTCGTTACACGATATGGGCTGTCGTCCGGGCTTCATTTTGGAGCGATTCCCTATGGTGGACTTAGTGTAGAAATTCGATGGTTTGAGGAGGAACAAACGAATGATGAATCTGATGGTCGTGGATGA